A single Cronobacter condimenti 1330 DNA region contains:
- a CDS encoding DUF1427 family protein has translation MKAWLVSLAVGVLAGAIYATLDVHSPAPPLVALLGLLGMLAGEQVIPVCRRLLRGEPVTFHWFRQECVPKISGTSPPPASERGKPPRSGDAF, from the coding sequence ATGAAAGCCTGGCTGGTTTCTCTCGCGGTCGGCGTGCTGGCTGGCGCGATTTACGCAACACTTGATGTGCATTCGCCCGCACCACCGCTCGTCGCGCTGCTGGGGCTGCTCGGGATGCTGGCAGGCGAGCAGGTGATCCCGGTCTGCCGCAGACTGCTTCGCGGCGAACCCGTCACCTTTCATTGGTTTCGCCAGGAGTGCGTGCCGAAAATCAGCGGCACATCGCCGCCGCCCGCAAGTGAGAGAGGCAAGCCGCCCCGCTCGGGCGACGCATTTTGA
- a CDS encoding amidohydrolase: MVSLGKADLILVNGQFHTVDRENPHAEAVAIRDGKFLEVGTVADVMQHHCEATKVVDLKGHTAIPGLNDSHLHLIRGGLNYNLELRWEGVPSLADALRMLKEQALRTPSPQWVRVVGGWTEFQFAERRMPTLDEINEAAPDTPVFILHLYDRALLNRAALKVVGYTKDTPNPPGGEIQRDSNGNPTGILIARPNAMILYATLAKGPTLPLEHQVNSTRQFMRELNRLGLTSAIDAGGGFQNYPEDYEVIKTLNDNQQMTIRIAYNLFTQRPGHELEDFEKWTDMLTPGQGNDFFRHNGAGEMLVFSAADFEDFLEPRPDLAPGMEDELERVVRHLVEHRWPFRLHATYNESISRMLDVFERVDRDIPFNGLHWFFDHAETVTQHNIDRIKALGGGIAVQHRMAFQGEYFAERYGIEATRHTPPVAQMLETGVPVGLGTDATRVASYNPWTALYWLVSGRTVGGMQMYDHSARLGRDTALMLWTQGSAWFSSEQGKKGQIKAGQLADLAVLSKDYFRVPEEEIKGIESVLTVVDGDIVYAAGAFGPLSPPTIPVLPEWSPVVNVPGHYRSAPPQAARVGLRPAVHQCSGPCGVHRHQHDVARLSSVPVADDNAFWGALGCSCFAF, from the coding sequence ATGGTTTCCCTTGGTAAGGCAGATCTGATTCTGGTGAACGGCCAGTTTCATACGGTCGATCGTGAAAATCCGCACGCCGAGGCGGTGGCTATCCGCGACGGTAAATTTCTGGAAGTCGGAACCGTGGCCGACGTCATGCAGCATCACTGTGAGGCCACGAAGGTGGTGGATCTGAAAGGCCATACCGCGATTCCCGGCCTGAATGACTCGCACCTTCACCTGATCCGCGGCGGTCTGAATTACAACCTTGAACTGCGCTGGGAAGGCGTGCCCTCGCTTGCAGACGCCCTGCGTATGCTCAAAGAACAGGCGCTGCGCACACCCTCGCCGCAGTGGGTTCGCGTTGTGGGCGGCTGGACAGAATTTCAGTTTGCCGAACGCCGGATGCCGACGCTTGATGAGATAAACGAGGCCGCGCCGGATACCCCGGTGTTTATTCTTCACCTTTACGATCGCGCGCTGCTGAACCGCGCCGCACTGAAGGTGGTCGGGTATACCAAAGATACGCCAAACCCGCCGGGCGGCGAGATCCAGCGCGACAGCAACGGCAACCCGACCGGGATATTGATTGCGCGCCCGAACGCCATGATCCTCTACGCCACCCTTGCCAAAGGGCCGACACTGCCGCTGGAACACCAGGTGAATTCCACCCGCCAGTTTATGCGTGAGCTGAATCGACTTGGGCTGACCAGCGCGATTGATGCAGGCGGCGGTTTCCAGAACTACCCGGAAGATTATGAGGTCATCAAAACGCTTAATGATAATCAGCAGATGACTATTCGTATCGCCTATAACCTCTTTACCCAGCGCCCCGGTCACGAGCTTGAGGATTTCGAGAAGTGGACTGATATGCTCACGCCAGGGCAGGGCAATGATTTCTTCCGCCATAACGGCGCAGGCGAAATGCTGGTCTTTTCTGCCGCGGATTTCGAAGATTTCCTTGAGCCGCGGCCCGATCTTGCGCCGGGCATGGAAGATGAGCTGGAGCGCGTTGTGCGCCACTTAGTCGAGCATCGCTGGCCGTTCCGCCTGCACGCCACCTATAACGAATCGATAAGCCGGATGCTGGATGTGTTCGAGCGTGTCGATCGCGACATTCCGTTCAACGGCCTGCACTGGTTCTTCGATCACGCCGAAACGGTAACCCAGCACAATATCGACCGCATTAAGGCGCTGGGCGGCGGCATCGCGGTGCAACACCGTATGGCCTTCCAGGGAGAATACTTTGCTGAGCGCTACGGCATAGAGGCAACCCGCCACACGCCGCCAGTGGCACAAATGCTGGAAACCGGCGTGCCGGTAGGGCTTGGCACCGACGCTACCCGCGTCGCGAGCTATAACCCGTGGACGGCGCTGTACTGGCTGGTCTCCGGGCGCACTGTCGGCGGGATGCAGATGTATGACCACAGCGCGCGGCTCGGTCGCGACACCGCGCTGATGCTCTGGACACAGGGCAGCGCCTGGTTCTCCAGCGAGCAGGGCAAAAAAGGGCAGATCAAGGCAGGGCAGCTTGCGGATCTCGCGGTACTGAGCAAAGACTACTTTCGCGTGCCGGAAGAGGAGATCAAGGGCATTGAGTCAGTGCTGACGGTAGTGGATGGCGATATCGTCTACGCCGCGGGCGCGTTTGGCCCTCTTTCGCCGCCGACGATCCCGGTATTGCCGGAGTGGTCGCCGGTAGTCAACGTACCGGGTCATTACCGCAGCGCGCCGCCGCAGGCCGCCCGCGTCGGGCTTCGCCCTGCCGTACACCAGTGCAGTGGCCCATGCGGCGTACACCGTCATCAGCATGACGTGGCGCGCCTCTCTTCCGTCCCGGTTGCCGACGATAACGCCTTCTGGGGCGCGCTCGGTTGCAGCTGCTTTGCGTTCTGA
- a CDS encoding DUF1427 family protein — translation MSTAVISFAAGLLIGLIYGLLKVKSPAPPAIALLGLLGMLTGDYVTREALNRHEVALRPVAQAPHIDTAPPLRAPNREAS, via the coding sequence ATGAGCACCGCAGTTATATCCTTCGCCGCCGGGTTGCTGATTGGGCTGATTTACGGCCTGCTGAAAGTAAAATCGCCCGCGCCGCCCGCTATCGCGCTGCTGGGTCTGCTTGGCATGTTAACGGGCGATTATGTCACCCGTGAGGCGCTAAACCGCCATGAGGTCGCCCTGCGGCCCGTCGCGCAGGCCCCACACATTGACACCGCGCCGCCGTTACGCGCGCCGAACAGGGAAGCATCATGA
- a CDS encoding trifunctional serine/threonine-protein kinase/ATP-binding protein/sensor histidine kinase — protein MSQASEPVIWPLQGNLSENRAFVLKEDVIFTLLAQEGGVSWLKGRHHHSGGAFFIATAVSDEEESSATRLLRNEFALRDALNSAWAVKPAASTQFRGRFALVYSPFAFKLLTGMTGKPMASLASFLELALRICAPLQQMHLRNLIHGDIKPGHIFLYDDASCRLGGFGLSTLICDESRQAQLPVTGGTPAYMSPEHTAHTRRAVDSRSDLYSLGVVLYELLTGSLPFALSGNSQAEWAHHHVASEPRAPHEMRPGLPPVLSDIILRLLAKTPEGRYQTVDGLIADLRRCQATLIDGRDIATFPPGLQDRAFAFQLTDTLYTTHPQTLDLINAFDEVSRSGLSRLVTVSGPSGIGKSALLASGLKALQQRNALLAVGKVDQFAPALPWAVLSAAFRALTLHLLGRQSEEVAHWRARLSRALEGYEELAVSLVPELRLLLEIRQGFSADTFAIDTRARFNHMVLALVKTFATPGRPLVLLLDDLQWADAASLDILDYLLQNCAAVPLLMVVAYRDEHRHRDAFAGLAASAQHTTALHPTPLPVKAVARWLATLLHTTPACTADLAALIHEKTGGNPLFMHEFFRRIVDDGLVTYNAYQERWSYSLQTIRTHHYTENVLALVLQQLEGLPPETQKLLGGMACLGCTGELSTVSGVVGMSTAEIVYRLHPAIVAQLVTLNNDDYAFTHDRVQEAAFALLEPGEKSRIHLATASLLAQSARQAAGNELLFRAVHHVTAAIGSIEPASQRQMFRELSMLAARRARFTGDYLSALNYLKTARALGHDAASPDFTLDTEEAECHLALGHFDNTRALCEGLLIAPGALTEKALAALLLAEVYMRQSNPRLALETALRWLGVFGIHINREPTADECAQAWAHVRHRAGDAPAATFGTLSPMDNPEVDAVMNLLNSASLFASFSCPRLHFLLLCRMMHLTLDNGVCGASTTAMAWFGVLVGHRYGEYQLGFEYGTLAREQVTRYGYSAFEAKTLLALDQLSVWTQPLSFTVDCARASFTSAVTYGDMTVACFAACHQIINFLSRGDHLDVVLTTIERSLAFVRRTQFRDVENTLLIQRYYVQHLRTPAGPEWHADEHFPHALLPSASGHAPEQMSTLGFWFWLYRAMAHFACGDYAQAAENLEHAGALAWSAPGHIHLLDYHVYSALSLSLQLTPETFSAEYRRRIHQHYDKIALWARVNPGTFADKEALVYAEIVRLDGMNSIALEQYERAITLSRDAGFTPYHALAHELAGRFARSCGYTTTADAHYRGAIAAWGRAGAQAKVRQLELAFPHLLAPGQASAYDTVAFAQNEEIRDLQSVIKASRALSEEINLERLIEILMTIVLERAGAQRGLLIRVSENHVPEIEASATTSTDGVHVRTLHELPMESDLPLSVLSAVIRTGQEIRTGKPEEFHPFSQDPYLVASGAAVMCVPMFKQARLVGVLYLENRLVPDVFTAEHSRVVSLLGAQAAVSLETARLYAELLEENIQRRRVEKELRASQTSLMLGEQISNTGSWRWELQQDLMFMSEEYARILGLPEKQKMISMAEFLTFVHPDDYPRISTLVTESVRDGLTMRAEFRIIRADGVMRYLLGIGDPVGVGSEVNEYYGIITDITTQRLAEDAMRVAQADLARVSRATTVGQLTSSIAHEINQPLMSIVANAGASLRWLDRDPAQLEKVRDGLREIVTEGERAGEIIRSLQSLTRKQAPVFAAIDLHALIRHILSLSRSELEQRNIQVEYALAAADSVIDGDSVQIQQVLLNLVMNAVEAMAEVQGRPRVLTLSTCTPAHGTVRCDIEDTGTGIDAALTGRIFESFYSTKAQGMGMGLTICHTIIEHHQGKLTVAARQPCGSCFTFTLPLARQAQ, from the coding sequence ATGAGTCAAGCGTCAGAGCCAGTGATCTGGCCGCTGCAGGGTAACCTCAGCGAAAACCGGGCCTTTGTGCTCAAAGAAGATGTTATTTTTACCCTCCTGGCCCAGGAGGGCGGGGTCTCCTGGCTTAAAGGCCGTCATCATCACTCCGGCGGCGCGTTTTTTATCGCCACCGCCGTGAGCGACGAAGAAGAGTCGAGCGCTACGCGCCTTTTGCGCAATGAATTCGCGCTGCGCGACGCGCTCAACAGCGCCTGGGCGGTAAAACCCGCCGCCAGCACGCAGTTTCGTGGCCGTTTCGCGCTGGTTTACTCGCCATTTGCCTTCAAATTACTGACCGGTATGACCGGCAAACCAATGGCCAGTCTCGCCAGTTTCCTGGAGCTGGCCCTGCGGATCTGCGCTCCTCTTCAGCAGATGCATTTGCGCAATCTGATCCACGGCGATATCAAACCAGGCCATATATTCCTGTATGACGACGCCTCCTGCCGCCTCGGCGGATTCGGGCTTTCAACGCTTATCTGTGATGAAAGCCGCCAGGCGCAGCTACCCGTTACAGGCGGCACGCCGGCCTATATGTCGCCGGAACATACCGCTCATACCCGGCGCGCTGTCGACAGCCGCAGCGATCTCTATAGCCTCGGCGTAGTGCTGTACGAACTGCTGACCGGCAGTCTGCCCTTTGCGCTGAGCGGTAACAGCCAGGCGGAATGGGCACATCACCATGTGGCGTCCGAGCCGCGCGCGCCGCATGAGATGCGCCCTGGGCTTCCGCCGGTGCTATCCGACATCATCCTCAGGCTGCTCGCAAAAACGCCCGAAGGCCGCTATCAAACCGTGGATGGGCTCATCGCCGACCTGCGGCGCTGTCAGGCAACGCTCATTGACGGACGCGACATCGCCACGTTCCCGCCGGGGTTACAGGATCGCGCATTCGCGTTTCAGCTCACGGACACGCTGTATACGACGCATCCGCAGACGCTTGACCTGATTAACGCTTTTGACGAAGTGAGCCGCAGCGGGCTGTCGCGACTGGTGACGGTGAGCGGGCCGTCGGGTATTGGCAAATCCGCGCTGCTCGCCTCGGGCCTCAAGGCGCTGCAACAGCGCAATGCGCTCCTGGCGGTCGGCAAGGTCGATCAGTTTGCGCCCGCCCTGCCCTGGGCGGTGCTAAGCGCGGCGTTTCGCGCCCTTACGTTGCATCTGCTTGGTCGGCAAAGCGAAGAGGTCGCCCACTGGCGCGCGCGGCTCTCACGCGCCCTGGAAGGCTATGAAGAACTGGCCGTAAGCCTGGTGCCGGAGCTGCGTTTATTGCTGGAGATCCGCCAGGGCTTTTCGGCGGACACCTTCGCCATCGACACCCGCGCGCGTTTCAACCATATGGTGCTGGCGCTGGTCAAAACCTTCGCCACGCCTGGCCGCCCGCTGGTGCTGTTATTAGATGATTTGCAGTGGGCCGATGCCGCGAGTCTGGACATTCTGGATTATCTGCTGCAAAACTGCGCCGCCGTACCGCTTTTAATGGTGGTGGCGTACCGCGATGAGCATCGTCATCGCGACGCATTCGCTGGTCTTGCCGCCAGCGCGCAACATACGACCGCCCTTCATCCGACGCCGTTGCCGGTCAAAGCCGTGGCGCGCTGGCTGGCGACGCTACTGCACACCACGCCGGCCTGCACGGCCGATCTCGCCGCGCTTATCCATGAGAAAACCGGCGGCAATCCGCTCTTCATGCATGAGTTTTTCCGGCGAATTGTTGATGACGGGCTGGTGACGTATAACGCGTATCAGGAGCGCTGGAGCTATTCCCTCCAGACCATTCGCACGCACCATTACACCGAAAATGTCCTGGCGCTGGTGCTGCAACAGCTTGAAGGGTTACCCCCGGAGACACAAAAGCTGCTGGGCGGCATGGCGTGTCTCGGCTGCACCGGCGAACTAAGCACGGTCAGCGGCGTGGTAGGGATGTCGACCGCCGAGATTGTCTACCGGCTGCATCCGGCTATCGTCGCGCAACTGGTCACCCTGAATAATGATGACTACGCCTTCACGCACGATCGCGTACAGGAGGCCGCGTTCGCGCTGCTGGAACCTGGTGAGAAAAGCCGCATTCATCTGGCCACAGCGAGCCTGCTTGCTCAGTCCGCGCGCCAGGCGGCAGGCAACGAGCTGCTGTTTCGCGCTGTGCATCACGTCACCGCGGCGATAGGCAGCATCGAACCTGCCTCGCAGCGCCAGATGTTTCGTGAGCTGAGCATGCTGGCGGCGCGGCGGGCCCGCTTTACCGGTGATTATCTCTCGGCGCTAAATTACCTTAAGACCGCCCGTGCGCTCGGTCATGACGCCGCCTCGCCAGATTTCACGCTGGATACCGAAGAGGCAGAATGCCATCTGGCGCTCGGCCATTTCGATAACACCCGCGCGCTGTGCGAAGGGTTGTTGATTGCACCCGGTGCGCTCACGGAAAAAGCGCTGGCGGCGTTGCTGCTGGCGGAAGTGTATATGCGCCAGTCCAATCCGCGCCTGGCGCTGGAAACCGCGCTGCGCTGGCTTGGCGTGTTCGGTATTCATATTAACCGCGAACCGACCGCTGACGAATGCGCGCAGGCGTGGGCGCACGTTCGCCACCGCGCCGGCGACGCGCCCGCCGCCACCTTTGGCACGCTTTCGCCGATGGACAATCCCGAAGTGGACGCGGTGATGAACCTGCTGAACAGCGCGAGCCTGTTTGCGAGCTTCAGTTGCCCGCGCCTGCACTTTCTGCTGCTCTGTCGCATGATGCACCTCACGCTTGATAACGGCGTTTGCGGCGCATCGACCACCGCGATGGCCTGGTTTGGGGTGCTGGTCGGTCACCGTTATGGTGAATATCAACTGGGCTTTGAATACGGCACGCTTGCCCGCGAACAGGTGACGCGCTACGGCTACAGTGCGTTTGAGGCAAAGACGCTGCTGGCGCTCGATCAGCTAAGTGTCTGGACACAGCCATTGTCATTCACCGTCGATTGCGCCCGCGCCTCGTTTACTTCCGCTGTCACTTACGGCGATATGACCGTGGCCTGTTTCGCGGCCTGTCACCAGATAATCAATTTTTTAAGCCGGGGCGACCATCTGGATGTCGTACTGACGACCATCGAACGTAGCCTGGCCTTTGTGCGCCGAACGCAATTTCGCGATGTAGAAAATACGCTGTTAATTCAGCGGTATTACGTACAGCACCTGCGCACGCCCGCAGGCCCGGAGTGGCATGCCGATGAGCATTTCCCGCACGCGTTGCTGCCGTCGGCTTCCGGTCACGCGCCAGAGCAAATGTCTACGCTGGGATTCTGGTTCTGGCTCTATCGTGCGATGGCGCATTTCGCGTGTGGCGACTACGCACAGGCCGCAGAAAACCTGGAGCACGCAGGCGCGCTGGCATGGTCGGCGCCGGGGCATATTCATTTGCTGGACTATCACGTTTACAGCGCGCTGTCGTTGTCGCTGCAACTGACGCCAGAGACGTTCTCCGCCGAATACCGCCGCCGCATTCACCAGCATTATGACAAAATCGCGCTTTGGGCGCGGGTCAATCCCGGCACGTTCGCGGATAAAGAGGCGCTGGTTTATGCCGAGATTGTGCGGCTCGACGGCATGAACAGCATCGCGCTGGAGCAGTACGAGCGCGCAATCACGCTGTCGCGCGACGCCGGGTTTACACCGTACCACGCGCTGGCCCATGAACTTGCCGGGCGTTTCGCGCGCTCGTGCGGCTACACCACTACAGCGGATGCGCACTATCGTGGCGCCATCGCCGCCTGGGGCCGCGCCGGGGCGCAGGCCAAAGTGCGCCAGCTGGAACTCGCGTTCCCTCACCTGCTGGCGCCCGGACAGGCGAGCGCGTATGACACGGTCGCGTTTGCGCAAAATGAAGAGATCCGCGACCTGCAAAGTGTGATTAAAGCCTCAAGGGCGTTATCTGAAGAGATAAACCTTGAACGGCTGATTGAAATTCTGATGACGATTGTGCTTGAGCGCGCCGGGGCGCAGCGCGGGCTGCTCATCCGCGTGTCGGAAAATCACGTGCCGGAGATTGAAGCCAGCGCCACCACCAGTACCGACGGCGTGCACGTGCGCACGCTGCATGAGCTGCCCATGGAAAGCGACCTGCCGCTTTCGGTGCTCTCCGCCGTCATTCGCACCGGTCAGGAGATCCGTACCGGCAAGCCCGAAGAGTTTCATCCGTTTAGCCAGGATCCCTATCTGGTCGCCTCCGGTGCTGCCGTTATGTGCGTGCCGATGTTCAAACAGGCGCGGCTCGTGGGCGTGCTTTATCTCGAAAACCGACTGGTGCCGGACGTGTTCACCGCCGAGCATTCGCGCGTGGTGAGCCTCCTCGGCGCGCAGGCGGCAGTGTCGCTTGAAACCGCGCGTCTTTATGCCGAGCTTCTGGAAGAAAACATCCAGCGCCGTCGCGTGGAAAAAGAGCTGCGCGCCAGCCAGACCTCGCTGATGCTGGGCGAGCAGATAAGCAACACCGGCAGCTGGCGCTGGGAGCTGCAACAGGATCTGATGTTTATGTCAGAGGAGTACGCGCGCATTCTCGGCCTGCCGGAAAAACAGAAAATGATTTCGATGGCGGAGTTTCTGACCTTTGTGCACCCGGATGACTACCCGCGCATCAGCACGCTGGTGACCGAAAGCGTGCGCGACGGGCTGACCATGCGCGCGGAGTTTCGCATTATCCGCGCCGATGGCGTGATGCGTTATCTGCTGGGGATTGGCGACCCGGTAGGCGTGGGGAGCGAAGTGAATGAGTATTACGGCATCATTACAGATATCACGACACAACGTCTGGCTGAAGATGCGATGCGTGTCGCGCAGGCCGACCTGGCGCGCGTCTCCCGCGCCACAACGGTTGGTCAACTGACCTCGTCCATTGCCCATGAAATTAACCAGCCGCTGATGTCCATTGTCGCTAACGCGGGTGCAAGCCTGCGCTGGCTGGATCGCGACCCGGCGCAACTGGAGAAAGTACGCGACGGGCTGCGCGAAATTGTTACTGAAGGGGAGCGCGCCGGAGAAATCATCCGCAGCCTCCAGTCGCTTACCCGCAAACAGGCTCCGGTGTTCGCCGCTATCGATCTGCACGCGTTGATTCGCCATATTCTGTCACTCTCGCGCAGCGAACTGGAGCAGCGCAATATTCAGGTCGAGTATGCGCTGGCTGCGGCAGACAGCGTGATTGATGGTGACAGCGTGCAGATCCAGCAGGTGTTGCTGAACCTGGTGATGAACGCGGTAGAGGCGATGGCCGAGGTGCAGGGGCGACCACGCGTGCTGACGCTCTCAACCTGCACGCCAGCGCACGGCACAGTGCGCTGCGACATTGAAGATACCGGCACGGGCATTGACGCGGCGCTCACCGGGCGGATTTTCGAATCGTTTTATTCAACCAAAGCGCAGGGTATGGGGATGGGGCTGACCATTTGCCACACCATCATCGAGCATCATCAGGGCAAACTCACGGTCGCCGCCCGGCAACCGTGCGGCAGTTGCTTTACGTTTACCCTGCCGCTGGCACGCCAGGCACAGTAA
- a CDS encoding response regulator transcription factor, which yields MTLPQRIAIVDDERSVRNGLCNLLQSDGYLTDAFDSAEAFLSSETALDTACVIIVDIKLKGMNGLTLFEKLKILPTPPPPVIFITGHGDENMQRYAESLGAVAFLRKPINVDVLLGHIQRVLSGG from the coding sequence ATGACGCTGCCGCAGCGCATCGCCATCGTTGACGATGAGCGTTCTGTACGCAACGGGCTTTGTAACCTGCTGCAATCGGATGGATACCTGACCGACGCTTTCGACTCCGCCGAAGCGTTTCTCAGCAGTGAAACCGCACTCGACACCGCGTGCGTGATTATTGTCGACATTAAACTCAAGGGGATGAACGGCCTCACGCTGTTCGAAAAATTAAAAATCCTCCCCACACCGCCACCGCCCGTGATTTTTATCACCGGTCATGGCGATGAAAACATGCAACGGTACGCCGAATCCCTCGGCGCCGTTGCTTTTTTGCGTAAGCCGATAAATGTTGATGTGCTTCTCGGCCACATACAGCGCGTGTTGTCCGGCGGCTGA
- a CDS encoding DoxX family protein, whose translation MKSASFSHTTPRPDAGLFFLRLTGSLLLLYVHGLPKVLHFTTELGRIEDPFGMGPYMSLLPAILAEVICPIFIILGIATRLACLPIIGVLLVAMLAVHPGWSIAEGQFGWLLLIIFTTLTLTGPGRWRVNVPGKQEFRHGAG comes from the coding sequence ATGAAAAGTGCCTCGTTTTCTCACACCACGCCCCGTCCTGACGCGGGGCTGTTCTTCCTGCGTCTGACGGGCAGCCTGCTGTTGCTGTATGTCCATGGGCTGCCGAAAGTGCTGCATTTCACCACAGAGCTCGGACGCATCGAAGATCCGTTCGGCATGGGGCCGTACATGAGCCTTCTGCCCGCCATTCTGGCCGAGGTCATTTGCCCGATTTTCATTATTCTCGGCATCGCTACCCGGCTCGCCTGCCTGCCGATTATCGGCGTGCTGCTGGTGGCGATGCTGGCGGTACACCCCGGCTGGAGCATTGCCGAAGGGCAGTTCGGCTGGCTGCTGCTGATTATCTTCACCACGCTTACATTAACCGGGCCCGGCAGATGGCGAGTTAACGTGCCGGGCAAACAGGAGTTCAGGCATGGCGCAGGTTAA
- a CDS encoding hydrolase, which produces MTTSKLELLTPSNCQMIFIDQQPQMAFGVQSIDRQVLKNNTVALAKAAKVFNIPTIITTVETESFSGNTYPELLDVFPGQDILERTSMNSWDDQKVRDALAANGKRKIVVSGLWTEVCNNSFALCAMLEGDYEIYMVSDASGGTSKEAHDFAMQRMIQAGVVPVTWQQVMLEWQRDWARKETYNAVMDIVKEHSGAYGMGVDYAYTMVHKAPSRQKSEHRTLAPVPAR; this is translated from the coding sequence ATGACAACCTCTAAGCTCGAACTGCTCACCCCTTCCAACTGCCAGATGATTTTTATCGACCAGCAGCCGCAGATGGCGTTTGGCGTGCAGTCTATTGACCGTCAGGTGCTGAAAAACAACACCGTCGCGCTCGCGAAAGCGGCGAAAGTCTTCAACATCCCGACCATTATCACGACCGTTGAAACCGAAAGTTTCTCCGGCAATACCTACCCGGAGCTGCTGGATGTGTTCCCGGGTCAGGACATTCTTGAGCGCACCTCCATGAACTCCTGGGACGACCAGAAAGTGCGTGACGCGCTGGCCGCCAACGGGAAACGCAAAATCGTGGTGTCCGGCCTGTGGACCGAAGTGTGCAATAACAGCTTTGCGCTGTGCGCCATGCTGGAAGGCGACTATGAAATCTACATGGTGTCAGACGCCTCCGGCGGCACCTCGAAAGAAGCGCACGATTTCGCGATGCAGCGCATGATCCAGGCGGGCGTCGTACCGGTAACCTGGCAGCAGGTGATGCTGGAGTGGCAGCGTGACTGGGCGCGCAAAGAAACATACAACGCAGTGATGGATATTGTGAAAGAACACTCTGGCGCATATGGTATGGGCGTGGATTATGCCTACACCATGGTGCACAAAGCGCCGTCCCGTCAGAAGAGCGAGCACCGCACGCTGGCGCCGGTTCCGGCCCGCTAA